In the genome of Deinococcota bacterium, one region contains:
- a CDS encoding nucleoside hydrolase: MLMAALHCELVGVTTVSGNVALDLTTRNALVTCQIFGLEVPVHAGAARPLLSEPKHAQFIHGNTGLDGPALPELGREVASRDAVGFIIDSARRYGDLYLVATGPLTNLALALRCAPDIAKRLKGISLMGGSASFGNVTPAAEFNIFFDPEAADIVFSCGVPLMMCGLNVTHQVMVTPEHTLRWRAFGGRAAVFVADLLEFYGNAYAKKFSGRQRGPLHDPCAVLALSHPELFTFAPRRVAIELRGEHTRGMTLVDERGVKGQRRPNVQVAYGADAEAVLGLLEEALRSWA; encoded by the coding sequence ATGCTCATGGCCGCCCTACACTGCGAACTGGTGGGCGTCACCACGGTGAGCGGCAACGTCGCGCTGGATCTCACCACCAGGAACGCGCTCGTCACCTGCCAGATTTTCGGCCTCGAGGTGCCCGTTCACGCCGGCGCCGCCAGGCCGCTCCTGAGCGAGCCCAAGCACGCCCAGTTCATCCACGGCAATACCGGCCTGGACGGCCCCGCACTGCCCGAACTGGGGCGCGAGGTCGCCAGCCGTGACGCGGTGGGTTTTATCATCGACAGCGCGAGGAGGTATGGCGACCTCTACCTCGTGGCGACCGGGCCGCTGACCAACCTGGCCCTGGCCCTGCGCTGCGCGCCCGACATCGCCAAGAGGCTCAAGGGTATCAGCCTCATGGGTGGCAGCGCCAGCTTCGGCAACGTCACGCCGGCCGCCGAGTTCAACATCTTCTTCGACCCCGAAGCCGCCGACATCGTCTTCAGCTGCGGGGTGCCGCTCATGATGTGCGGCCTCAACGTCACGCACCAGGTCATGGTCACGCCTGAGCACACCCTCCGCTGGCGGGCCTTTGGTGGCCGGGCGGCCGTCTTCGTCGCCGACCTGCTCGAGTTCTACGGCAACGCTTACGCCAAAAAGTTTTCCGGTCGGCAGCGAGGCCCGCTCCACGACCCCTGCGCGGTTCTCGCCCTCAGCCATCCCGAGCTCTTCACCTTCGCGCCGCGGCGCGTGGCTATCGAGCTGCGCGGCGAGCACACCCGCGGCATGACCTTAGTAGACGAGCGCGGCGTCAAAGGGCAGAGGCGGCCCAACGTCCAGGTTGCTTACGGCGCCGACGCGGAGGCCGTCTTGGGGCTGCTCGAGGAGGCGCTCCGCAGCTGGGCCTGA